From Treponema sp. OMZ 787:
GGGGCTTTTTACTGATATATATAATTTGAGATTTGCAAAGCCCATAGACGAAAAATACTTTTTAAACATTACAAAAGATTATTCTCACATTCTTTTTGTAGAAGACGGTATGAAGATAGGCAGCCTAAGTTCGTATTTGGAATCTCGTGTTTTAAGTTCGCAAATTAACAAAGCCGGGTATCAAAATAAAAGAACCGAGGTGCTTGCCTTTGAAGATATGTTCTTCCCTCATGGAACCCGATCCGAAATTTTTAAGGGAGCAGGCGTATCCGCAGAACACATCGTTCAAGCCGCAGAATTACTGTTTACAGAAACTCATACATCTTCTACTGCTATTGAGATAAAGGAGCATTAAGATATGGAATTTATTAGAAACATTACGGCTTTTTATTATTCATATCTAAGGCCTGTTTTTGATGTGCTTTTACTGGCTTTTTTGATGTACAAGGCTTATCAAATTTTATTAAAAACTCAGGCAATTCAGCTTATAAAGGGTGCAATGTCGATATTGGTAATTTATGCCGTTGCCATGATTTTTAAGCTTGAAACCCTTTTATGGATTTTAAATACCCTAGGACCCGGCCTTGTCATAGGTGTCGCCATCGTATTCCAGCCGGAGCTTCGTAAAATATTTTTAAAGATAGGGCAGAGCAACTGGCTTAGAACCGGAAAGCACTCAAACCACAGCCATATCGATTCGGTTGTTACAGCTGCCGAAATCTTATCCGATAAAAGGCGGGGAATGCTGGTTGTTTTTATGCGCCGGAATAATTTAAAGGATATTATCGACACGGGAACAAAGCTTAATGCTGGGCTTTCATCCAGTCTTCTGGTTACGATTTTTGGGCATGACACTCCCTTACATGACGGTGCTGCAATTGTGCAAAACGGAATGGTTGTTTCGGCGGGATGTTTTCTTCCTCTTTCTGAACAGCAGGATATAAGAAAGAGCTTTGGAACCCGTCATAGGGCGGCAATAGGTGTTTCTGAAGAAACGGATGCCGTTGTTCTTGTCGTATCCGAAGAAACAGGAGCCTTGAGTCTTGCCTATGATTCCCACCTTTACTACGATTTAGATGCTGATGAAGTTGTCGCTCAGTTGGAACAGCTTTTGGAAATAAAAAAATATTTTGCTCAAGAAGAGTCTTTGGATTTAGCGGAGGCCTTACAAGATGAAAATTAAAAAAATAATTGACCGTTTAGCGGAAAACTGGCTTGCAAAGGTTATAAGTTTTGCACTGGCCATAGTTTTGGTGCAGTTATACAAGGGCAGCCTTTTAGAAAAAAAATATTTTTATGCTCCTCTTGTAATAGAGAATTCGGGAGATCTTGTTCCGGCTGTAAATATTCCGCGGTTGGTAAAAATTTCGGTCTGGGGAGATTCAACAGTTATAGCTCCGATTCGTGAAGAACATATTACCGCCTATATGGATCTATCTTTGATTACAAATCCTGGGGAATACCGAATTCCTATTCAGGCAAAATTAAAGGGCTTGGCTTCTGATGTAACCGATTTTGAGGTTGAGGTTGAACCCTCCGATATAAAATTAACTCTTGAAGAAAGTTTATCCAAGCGGGTTAATGTCCGTCTGAATTTGGGAGGCGTTCCTGCAGAAAATTATGAAGTTTATGAAAGAGATGTGGACCCTTCTACGGTAGAAATAAAGGGCCCTCGCTCTGCCGTTTCTCAAGTGGAAGAAATGCTTACCAACAGCATACAAATCGATAATCGTAAAACGGGTTTTTCTGGCTATGTGGAGGTATTTGCATCTAATCCCCTTGTTTCTGTAGCCGGTACTTCAAGGATTGCCTATTCGGTTAAAATTCGGGAAATAGTAAGCGTTCAAACCTATGGCAGAATCAATTTATACTTTGATAATTTAGACGCAAAATTTGAGGCTGTTTCAGATATTTCTGCCGGTAACCTAACAGTAAGAGGTGCTAAGTCTGTTATTGCTTCATGGGTTCCGCCTGCAAATGTTTTGAGGGTAAACTGCGGCAATATAACAAAACCTGGCATATACAGTTTGCCGGTTCAAGCTGTTATTCCCGGAAAGCTTTCTCTTATAGATGCAAACCCGAAAAATATTCAGTTTGAAGTCAGGGAAAAGTCTTCCGAATAAAAAACTATGATACTCGGTCTCGGTATAGACATAGTTGAAGTTTCCCGTCTCGAAAAATGGCTGAGCGATAAAAAGCTCCTTGAAAGATTTTTTTGTAAAGAAGAAATTGAATATGTGCTTTCAAAGGAAAACGGAGCAGCCCTCTCCTTGGCCGTCCGCTTTGCTGCAAAAGAAGCCTTCGGTAAGGCTCTCGGAACAGGCTTGACCGGTATAGAGCTAAAAGATATTGCCGTTTCAAACGATAAGGCCGGAATGCCTTATTTAAAACTTTCAGGAACCGCCCTTGAAGCCTTAAATAAAAAGGGCGGGGCATCTTGTCATCTTTCGCTAAGCCATGAAAAAACTACCGCCGCCGCCGTTGTCATAATAGAAGGTTAAACTTTGCTCTTTATGGAACTTTGATCAAAATTCCTTTTTCTCATATATTTTAATGCTCAAAAAAATCGAATAATAAATAGAGAAAATAATTATTCCTGCAAAGACTAGGGCCGGTGCAACCCCCTTAAGATTTATTATGTAATCGAAAGGTACACTTAAATTTTTTTTGCTGACAAAATAAATAGTTAGACCATATAAAATGCCCTTTATAGTATTTGC
This genomic window contains:
- the cdaA gene encoding diadenylate cyclase CdaA: MEFIRNITAFYYSYLRPVFDVLLLAFLMYKAYQILLKTQAIQLIKGAMSILVIYAVAMIFKLETLLWILNTLGPGLVIGVAIVFQPELRKIFLKIGQSNWLRTGKHSNHSHIDSVVTAAEILSDKRRGMLVVFMRRNNLKDIIDTGTKLNAGLSSSLLVTIFGHDTPLHDGAAIVQNGMVVSAGCFLPLSEQQDIRKSFGTRHRAAIGVSEETDAVVLVVSEETGALSLAYDSHLYYDLDADEVVAQLEQLLEIKKYFAQEESLDLAEALQDEN
- a CDS encoding YbbR-like domain-containing protein — protein: MKIKKIIDRLAENWLAKVISFALAIVLVQLYKGSLLEKKYFYAPLVIENSGDLVPAVNIPRLVKISVWGDSTVIAPIREEHITAYMDLSLITNPGEYRIPIQAKLKGLASDVTDFEVEVEPSDIKLTLEESLSKRVNVRLNLGGVPAENYEVYERDVDPSTVEIKGPRSAVSQVEEMLTNSIQIDNRKTGFSGYVEVFASNPLVSVAGTSRIAYSVKIREIVSVQTYGRINLYFDNLDAKFEAVSDISAGNLTVRGAKSVIASWVPPANVLRVNCGNITKPGIYSLPVQAVIPGKLSLIDANPKNIQFEVREKSSE
- a CDS encoding holo-ACP synthase is translated as MILGLGIDIVEVSRLEKWLSDKKLLERFFCKEEIEYVLSKENGAALSLAVRFAAKEAFGKALGTGLTGIELKDIAVSNDKAGMPYLKLSGTALEALNKKGGASCHLSLSHEKTTAAAVVIIEG